Proteins from a genomic interval of Salinarchaeum sp. Harcht-Bsk1:
- the aroA gene encoding 3-phosphoshikimate 1-carboxyvinyltransferase has protein sequence MNVEIGASSVQGTASAPPSKSYTHRAILAAGYADGAIVEDPLWSADTQATAGAVEAFGGTVERKANGDLSVTGFGGTPAVPDDVIDCENSGTTMRLVTAAAALADGKTVLTGDSSLRSRPHGPLLDAIEQLGGTAESTRGNGQAPLVVGGPIAGGTASIPGDVSSQFVTALLMAGAVTESGVDVDLKTELKSAPYVDVTREVLADFGVETAEVDGGYEVRGGQRYDPDGGSYAVPGDFSSMSYLLAAGAVAAPDGLTVTGARPSAQGDSAIVDILESMGADLGWDRDAGTIDVEQSRLSGVEVGVADTPDLLPTIAVLGAIGDGTTEIVDAEHVRYKETDRVSAMAEELEKLGASVTELEDELHVHGGESDLVGATVDGRGDHRVIMSLAIAGLVADGTTEITGAEHVDVSFPGFFDAMYDLGADVTRLSD, from the coding sequence ATGAACGTCGAGATCGGCGCCTCGTCCGTGCAGGGCACCGCGAGCGCGCCGCCGTCGAAGAGCTACACCCACCGCGCGATTCTCGCGGCGGGCTACGCCGACGGCGCGATCGTCGAGGACCCACTCTGGAGTGCCGACACGCAGGCCACGGCCGGCGCCGTGGAGGCGTTCGGCGGCACCGTCGAGCGCAAGGCGAACGGCGACCTCTCGGTGACTGGCTTCGGCGGCACACCAGCCGTGCCCGACGACGTGATCGACTGCGAGAACAGCGGGACGACGATGCGGCTGGTGACGGCCGCGGCTGCGCTCGCGGACGGGAAGACGGTGCTCACCGGCGACTCGTCGCTCCGATCCCGCCCGCACGGCCCGCTGCTCGACGCGATCGAGCAACTCGGGGGGACGGCCGAAAGCACCCGCGGGAACGGCCAGGCACCGCTCGTGGTCGGCGGCCCGATCGCTGGCGGGACCGCGTCGATCCCCGGCGACGTCTCCTCGCAGTTCGTGACCGCCCTGTTGATGGCCGGGGCAGTCACGGAGTCGGGCGTCGACGTCGACCTCAAAACCGAACTCAAGTCCGCGCCGTACGTCGACGTGACCCGCGAGGTGCTGGCGGATTTCGGCGTCGAGACCGCCGAGGTCGACGGCGGGTACGAGGTCCGGGGCGGACAGCGATACGATCCGGACGGCGGGAGCTACGCCGTCCCGGGTGACTTCTCCTCGATGTCGTACCTGCTGGCCGCCGGTGCCGTCGCGGCGCCAGACGGACTGACCGTGACCGGCGCCCGGCCGAGCGCGCAGGGCGACAGCGCTATCGTCGATATCCTCGAATCGATGGGGGCGGACCTCGGCTGGGATCGCGACGCCGGGACGATCGACGTCGAGCAGTCCAGGCTCTCCGGCGTCGAGGTCGGCGTCGCCGACACCCCGGACCTGCTCCCGACGATCGCGGTGCTCGGCGCGATCGGCGACGGGACGACCGAGATCGTCGACGCCGAGCACGTCCGCTACAAGGAGACCGATCGCGTGAGCGCGATGGCCGAGGAGCTAGAGAAACTCGGAGCGAGCGTGACCGAACTCGAGGACGAACTCCACGTTCACGGCGGCGAGTCCGACCTCGTCGGCGCGACCGTCGACGGCCGCGGTGACCACCGCGTGATCATGTCGCTGGCGATTGCCGGGCTGGTTGCCGATGGGACGACGGAGATCACTGGCGCCGAGCACGTCGACGTCTCCTTCCCGGGCTTCTTCGACGCGATGTACGACCTCGGCGCCGACGTGACGCGGCTATCCGACTGA
- a CDS encoding CBS domain-containing protein: MLTVSVRDVMVEDVATIRPDGTLHEAADRMAARDVGSLVVVEDDEVVGILTHSDVLRHIASDGDPTSATVAASMGSPPITIEPTADAEDAATLLSTEDVKRLPVVEDGDLVGVVTVTDLSYVLPQIALGRPEGRSRPATRPEMAYDDEEWAADLQTGDDPDVGDTVRFTKRISEGDVEDFARATGDTNRLHLDDGFAIGTRFGERIVHGTLVAGVISAALARLPGLTIYLSQDLGFRAPVPIGATVTAACEITEALGGNRYRVSTTVYHENEPVVDGQATVLIDQLHEAPALGRAAVGADD, encoded by the coding sequence ATGCTCACTGTCTCGGTGCGCGACGTGATGGTCGAGGACGTGGCTACCATCCGGCCGGACGGGACGCTCCACGAGGCAGCGGACCGCATGGCAGCGCGCGACGTCGGCTCGCTGGTGGTCGTCGAGGACGACGAGGTCGTGGGAATCCTCACCCACTCCGACGTACTCCGACACATCGCGAGCGACGGCGATCCGACATCGGCCACCGTCGCTGCCTCCATGGGAAGCCCACCGATCACGATCGAGCCAACTGCGGACGCCGAGGACGCTGCAACCCTGCTCTCGACGGAGGACGTCAAGCGTCTCCCCGTCGTCGAGGACGGCGACCTCGTCGGCGTCGTCACCGTCACCGACCTCTCGTACGTCCTCCCCCAGATCGCACTCGGTCGCCCGGAAGGTCGCTCCCGACCAGCGACCCGCCCCGAGATGGCCTACGACGACGAGGAGTGGGCCGCCGACCTCCAGACGGGCGACGATCCGGACGTCGGCGACACCGTCCGGTTCACCAAGCGCATCAGCGAGGGCGACGTGGAGGACTTTGCCCGCGCTACCGGCGACACCAACCGGCTCCACCTCGACGACGGGTTCGCGATCGGCACGCGATTCGGCGAGCGGATCGTCCACGGCACGCTGGTCGCAGGCGTCATCAGCGCCGCACTCGCCCGGCTCCCGGGTCTCACCATCTACCTCTCGCAGGACCTCGGGTTTCGCGCACCCGTGCCGATCGGCGCGACGGTCACGGCGGCCTGTGAGATCACGGAGGCGCTCGGCGGCAACCGATACCGCGTCTCGACGACCGTCTACCACGAGAACGAGCCAGTCGTCGACGGGCAGGCGACGGTGCTGATCGACCAGCTACACGAGGCACCCGCGCTCGGCCGGGCTGCTGTCGGCGCGGACGACTGA
- a CDS encoding ATPase domain-containing protein produces the protein MPDLVSIGVDGLDSILNGGITEHSTVLVSGNPGTGKSILGLQYLYTGVQNADEDGIYVTFEEDAEDLRLAAESIGFDRWGEYVDDGSITVLDKKEMLRDQEFSRAVELLLEIVQEGGYDRLVLDSLTMFELFFEDEHERRVYLLKFSDILKANDLTSLLISEQEAVFPETDLDLENFLTDGNVYLIQTPTDSGVSRYVWVSKMRKQDIDTDIFPMEIGDGGITVHEQAGGFSLVDRQGGTF, from the coding sequence ATGCCCGATCTCGTTTCCATTGGCGTCGACGGTCTCGACTCCATCCTCAACGGGGGAATCACGGAGCACTCGACCGTGCTCGTTTCCGGCAATCCCGGTACCGGCAAGTCGATCCTCGGCCTGCAGTACCTCTACACTGGCGTGCAGAACGCCGACGAGGACGGCATCTACGTCACGTTCGAGGAAGACGCCGAAGACCTGCGTCTCGCCGCCGAGTCCATCGGCTTCGACCGCTGGGGCGAGTACGTCGACGACGGCTCGATCACCGTGCTCGACAAGAAGGAGATGCTGCGCGACCAGGAGTTCTCCCGGGCCGTCGAACTGCTGCTGGAGATCGTCCAGGAGGGCGGCTACGACCGCCTCGTCCTCGACTCGCTGACGATGTTCGAACTGTTCTTCGAGGACGAACACGAGCGCCGGGTCTACCTCCTGAAGTTCTCGGACATCCTCAAGGCCAACGACCTCACCTCCCTCCTGATCAGCGAGCAGGAGGCCGTCTTCCCCGAGACCGACCTCGACCTCGAGAACTTCCTCACCGACGGCAACGTCTACCTCATCCAGACGCCGACGGACAGCGGTGTCAGTCGGTACGTCTGGGTCTCGAAGATGCGAAAGCAGGACATCGACACCGACATCTTCCCGATGGAGATCGGCGACGGCGGCATCACCGTCCACGAGCAGGCCGGCGGCTTCTCGCTGGTCGATCGACAGGGCGGCACCTTCTGA